The following proteins come from a genomic window of Salvia hispanica cultivar TCC Black 2014 chromosome 4, UniMelb_Shisp_WGS_1.0, whole genome shotgun sequence:
- the LOC125220852 gene encoding uncharacterized protein LOC125220852 → MHWEWRNCAGCLEGEGFTSGFKGRHPTMILEAVADYRLRIWHAYFGVAGSNNDINVLDSSHLFNDECRGEGPTVRLMANGTQYNRAYYLADGIYPRWHVFVKTIRQLVGPKQSYFAAKQESARKDVERAFGVLQSRWGILRCPVRQWHENDVASIMYACIILHNMIIEDKDILQRTGHRKRVQVRVTVLQPPHCRWVYRVVMHT, encoded by the coding sequence ATGCACTGGGAGTGGAGGAACTGCGCCGGTTGCTTGGAAGGGGAAGGGTTCACATCTGGATTCAAAGGAAGACACCCAACAATGATACTGGAAGCTGTTGCTGACTACCGACTGCGAATCTGGCATGCCTATTTTGGTGTCGcagggtcgaacaacgacatcaacgtacTAGATTCGTCCCATCTCTTCAATGATGAGTGTCGGGGTGAGGGTCCGACGGTCAGACTCATGGCCAACGGGACGCAGTACAACAGGGCATACTACTTAGccgatgggatataccctcgttGGCACGTGTTTGTCAAGACGATCCGGCAGCTGGTTGGGCCGAAACAATCCTATTTTGCGGCCAAACAAGAGAGTGCTAGGAAGGACGTTGAGCGTGCTTTTGGTGTCCTCCAATCGCGATGGGGCATTCTTCGGTGCCCGGTTCGACAATGGCACGAAAATGATGTCGCCTccatcatgtatgcatgtatcatattgcacaatatgataatagagGACAAGGATATTCTGCAGAGAACTGGGCACCGGAAGAGGGTGCAAGTACGAGTCACGGTGTTGCAACCGCCCCACTGCAGATGGGTGTACCGCGTAGTGATGCATACTTGA
- the LOC125220853 gene encoding uncharacterized protein LOC125220853, producing MSYGDEFQQLVDREFDELVQEVQREAEEEEAAAAFVRPFYHRRTIWRDHVGAHHRLVEDYFGDNPRYPAEIFRRRFRMSQRLFIHIANTLAQRYKCFTLRNDATGRPGLSTYQKCTAAIRRLAYAGPADMFDEYLQLGETTARR from the coding sequence atgagttaCGGCGATGAGTTCCAACAATTGGTGGATAGGGAGTTCGATGAACTCGTTCAAGAGGTGCAACGGGAAGcagaagaggaggaggcggcggcggcgtttGTTCGCCCGTTCTATCATCGACGGACCATCTGGCGTGACCATGTCGGGGCACACCATCGGTTGGTAGAAGACTACTTTGGCGATAACCCCCGTTACCCAGCAGAGATTTTCCGTCGCCGCTTCAGAATGTCGCAACGGCTATTCATCCATATAGCGAATACATTGGCGCAGCGGTACAAGTGCTTCACATTGCGCAATGATGCTACCGGCCGACCCGGGTTGTCGACATATCAGAAGTGTACCGCTGCAATTAGGCGACTTGCCTATGCCGGACCCGCcgatatgttcgacgaatacctacaGTTGGGTGAAACAACTGCTCGGCGCTGA